Proteins encoded by one window of Salarias fasciatus chromosome 1, fSalaFa1.1, whole genome shotgun sequence:
- the LOC115389755 gene encoding fibroblast growth factor 3-like encodes MQLIAALVLLNLLDLVSPRARCAPDRDRDCDPRQRRDAGGRGGVYEHLGGAPRRRKLYCATKYHLQIHPSGRIDGSLEENNPFSIMEITAVDVGVVAIKGLFSGRYLAMNEKGRLYASETFNRECEFVERIHELGYNTYASRHHSTEQPLAPGSSGRRRASAKRQWYVSINGKGRPRRGFKTRSTDKASLFLPRVLANKDHEMVRRLRDSPGPHPHTHQDHRGERRRRRHRTRERRTRDPAVT; translated from the exons ATGCAGCTGATTGCTGCGCTCGTGCTGCTCAACCTGCTGGATCTGGTTAGTCCGCGGGCCCGCTGCGccccggaccgggaccgggactgcGACCCCCGGCAGCGCAGGGACGCCGGTGGTCGCGGAGGAGTATACGAACACCTCGGAGGAGCGCCGAGGCGCAGGAAGCTGTACTGCGCCACCAAATACCACCTCCAGATCCATCCCAGCGGGAGGATAGACGGATCCCTGGAGGAGAACAATCCGTTCA GCATCATGGAGATCACGGCGGTGGACGTGGGCGTTGTGGCCATCAAAGGTCTTTTCTCCGGACGATATCTTGCCATGAACGAGAAAGGACGGCTGTACGCCTCG GAAACGTTCAACAGAGAGTGTGAGTTTGTGGAGCGGATCCACGAGTTGGGCTACAACACGTACGCGTCGCGCCACCACTCCACAGAGCAGCCGCTGGCCCCGGGCAGCAGCGGCCGGCGGCGGGCCAGCGCCAAGCGCCAGTGGTACGTTTCTATTAATGGCAAAGGACGGCCACGGAGAGGCTTTAAAACTCGGAGCACGGACAAAGCCTCGCTCTTTCTACCTCGAGTGCTGGCCAACAAGGACCACGAGATGGTGAGGAGGCTGAGGGACAGTCCGGGACCGCACCCCCACACCCACCAGGACCACCGTGGCgaaaggcggcggcggcgtcatCGCACCAGAGAAAGACGCACCCGTGACCCCGCGGTCACATGA